The following proteins are encoded in a genomic region of Rhizobium sp. ZPR4:
- a CDS encoding AraC family transcriptional regulator, giving the protein MLIEDKMKIATEKYAWSSCEPAELQERLKGADISVVLERKLGNPGFQIDVTLATIGKMAAWKIFSKTGYEILYLFDPADRIELHFVESGVFQVETEDREFTAAAGTTFVLLSSGSTKIKASANACKLALAIPRIHCLPLIDIGKDDPELFFRRFALVADIDETGIRTVYRMAALLLGADEHPFAGSPLGASLFKEALITAFMQSWPQSVQKTVIQSARPRNLKRALDWIQTHLGDEFTVLDIARNAGQSVRSLQLSFQHNMGMNPLNYVQRLRLQQIHHDLLHGDVDENISEIAARWGFSHMGYFAARYRAMYGVSPSSTRISRRDFHATGNI; this is encoded by the coding sequence ATGCTGATTGAAGACAAGATGAAGATAGCAACCGAGAAATACGCCTGGTCATCCTGCGAGCCCGCGGAGTTACAGGAAAGATTGAAGGGCGCGGATATATCGGTCGTCCTCGAACGAAAGTTGGGTAATCCGGGCTTCCAAATCGATGTCACGCTGGCCACGATCGGAAAGATGGCAGCTTGGAAGATCTTTTCGAAAACGGGTTATGAAATCCTCTACCTGTTTGATCCTGCCGACCGAATAGAGCTGCACTTCGTCGAAAGCGGCGTGTTTCAGGTTGAGACGGAGGACCGGGAGTTCACGGCTGCCGCAGGAACTACTTTCGTGCTGCTGTCTTCCGGGTCAACGAAAATCAAGGCGTCCGCGAATGCGTGCAAGCTCGCGCTTGCCATACCCCGCATTCATTGCCTGCCATTGATCGATATCGGAAAAGACGATCCTGAGTTGTTTTTTCGACGCTTCGCTTTAGTGGCCGACATTGACGAGACCGGAATAAGAACGGTTTACCGCATGGCGGCCTTGTTGCTGGGGGCAGATGAGCATCCCTTCGCCGGCTCGCCATTGGGTGCCTCTCTTTTCAAGGAGGCGTTGATCACGGCCTTCATGCAATCATGGCCGCAATCCGTACAAAAGACCGTGATCCAGAGCGCGCGGCCACGCAACCTGAAGCGGGCGCTGGACTGGATTCAGACCCACCTCGGCGACGAGTTCACGGTGCTCGATATTGCAAGAAATGCCGGCCAGAGCGTGCGCAGCCTGCAGCTTTCCTTCCAGCACAACATGGGCATGAACCCTTTGAACTACGTGCAGCGCCTGCGGCTACAGCAGATCCATCACGACCTGCTGCACGGCGATGTGGACGAGAATATATCCGAGATTGCCGCACGCTGGGGTTTTAGTCACATGGGGTATTTCGCTGCCCGCTATCGCGCCATGTATGGTGTATCGCCATCATCGACACGCATCAGCCGTCGCGACTTCCATGCGACTGGCAACATTTGA
- a CDS encoding HD domain-containing phosphohydrolase, which translates to MRVFVIDDSPSVVATLRRVVEAIKGSEVLSFLHPNDALKRLDDRTPDLILVDYMMPDMNGIDVISHVRRNALTAHVPTIMITSRREADIRLAAIKAGATEFLNKPIDETELTLRVRNILDIGEERLALAAKAATLQRDFDAAMQRIERHEEEIIWRLSKAIACRHGETADHLDRVAIVARMIAEEMGLDTGQCRMIFLASALHDVGKIGLPDAILSKPGPLSPDERRQMQQHADFGAEILSDSSSELIQIAGKIAESHHERWDGAGYPRGLSGDSIPVEARIVAIADVFDALCSKRAYKAAWPIADAFREIVNSSGTHFDPACVAAFCRRWTDIKALFESQHSDDTATTVSTLQLSRGSA; encoded by the coding sequence ATGCGCGTCTTCGTAATCGATGACAGTCCTTCCGTCGTGGCCACGCTTCGCCGCGTAGTCGAAGCCATCAAGGGCAGCGAGGTGTTGTCGTTCCTTCATCCGAACGATGCCCTCAAGCGGCTCGACGACCGGACACCGGACCTCATTCTCGTGGACTATATGATGCCCGACATGAACGGGATCGACGTGATCAGCCATGTGCGCAGGAACGCGCTGACGGCCCACGTACCAACCATCATGATCACATCCCGCAGGGAAGCCGATATCCGTTTGGCTGCCATAAAGGCAGGCGCGACCGAATTCCTGAACAAGCCGATCGACGAGACGGAGCTGACGCTGCGTGTCCGCAACATTCTCGACATCGGAGAAGAGCGACTGGCGCTGGCCGCCAAGGCGGCAACATTGCAGCGCGATTTCGACGCTGCGATGCAAAGGATCGAACGGCACGAAGAAGAGATCATCTGGCGCCTTTCCAAGGCCATCGCTTGCCGCCATGGCGAGACGGCCGACCATCTGGACCGCGTCGCGATCGTTGCGCGCATGATCGCTGAAGAGATGGGCCTGGATACCGGCCAGTGCCGCATGATCTTTCTGGCGAGCGCCCTGCACGATGTCGGCAAGATCGGCCTGCCGGATGCCATTCTCTCCAAGCCCGGCCCCTTGAGCCCGGATGAGCGCCGGCAAATGCAGCAGCATGCCGACTTCGGCGCCGAAATCCTGAGCGACAGCTCCAGCGAACTGATCCAGATCGCAGGCAAGATTGCCGAGAGCCATCACGAAAGATGGGATGGCGCGGGCTATCCGAGGGGTCTTTCGGGGGACTCGATCCCAGTCGAGGCCCGCATCGTCGCCATAGCCGATGTCTTCGACGCGCTGTGCTCAAAGCGGGCATACAAGGCCGCTTGGCCGATCGCCGACGCTTTCCGCGAGATCGTCAACAGCAGCGGCACCCATTTCGATCCGGCCTGCGTTGCCGCCTTCTGCCGCCGCTGGACGGATATCAAGGCGCTCTTCGAGTCCCAGCACAGCGACGACACCGCAACAACGGTTTCCACACTTCAGTTATCCCGAGGTTCGGCATGA
- a CDS encoding response regulator — protein sequence MSANILTVDDSASIRLTTRIALTNAGYSVTEAVDGADGLTKLKSGNFDLIVTDLNMPNMDGLTMIRSLRQLPAYMGTPVIFLTTESDGDLKQQAKAAGATGWLTKPFDPETLIKIARKVLGK from the coding sequence ATGAGCGCCAATATTCTCACCGTCGATGACTCCGCCAGCATTCGACTGACCACGCGCATTGCGCTGACCAACGCCGGATATTCCGTCACCGAGGCGGTCGACGGCGCAGACGGCCTCACCAAGCTGAAATCGGGCAATTTCGATCTCATCGTCACCGACCTCAACATGCCGAACATGGATGGCCTGACGATGATCCGTAGCCTGCGGCAGCTGCCGGCATACATGGGAACGCCGGTCATCTTCCTGACCACGGAGTCGGACGGCGATCTCAAGCAACAGGCGAAGGCCGCGGGCGCTACGGGATGGCTGACGAAACCCTTCGATCCCGAAACCCTCATCAAGATCGCGCGCAAGGTTCTCGGCAAATGA
- a CDS encoding STAS domain-containing protein, whose amino-acid sequence MSEQSEILHLHGPLTIKTITNVRDIVQVYLQEAALRNHTLVIDVDGGEEIDLTLPQLLLSARQTAARAGVAVTLSKPADGNFLTVLQRAGLLCGDRQKNSFWLEGKAA is encoded by the coding sequence ATGAGCGAGCAATCTGAGATTTTACACCTGCATGGACCGCTGACGATCAAGACGATCACCAATGTCAGAGACATCGTTCAGGTCTATCTCCAGGAAGCGGCGTTACGCAACCACACCCTCGTCATCGATGTCGATGGCGGCGAGGAAATCGACCTCACCCTACCGCAACTGCTTCTCTCCGCACGGCAAACAGCCGCTCGTGCCGGCGTGGCAGTCACATTGAGCAAACCAGCAGACGGCAATTTTCTGACCGTCCTGCAACGTGCAGGTCTCCTTTGCGGAGACCGGCAAAAAAACAGTTTCTGGCTAGAAGGAAAAGCAGCATGA